One window of the Paenibacillus beijingensis genome contains the following:
- a CDS encoding enoyl-CoA hydratase/isomerase family protein gives MAESNSNLYENVIVELEEDIGIITLNRPMQSNSINRQLTSELWDALDRLEHNPNIKVVILTGSNQTFSAGADIKEMYEKISPFDTEPSEMWRAHLESLLKVSLKIWDLKKPVIAAVDGYALGGAADWVLSCDMAIASDTAKIGEPEIKFGAAPPTLMMPWIVGLRKAKELLFTGDIIDASEAYRIGIFNKVVPQSELLSEAIILAKKVTKVSPSALKITKATINKTFEMMNLKQSLEYNLEAGIAMFFLRKEEDFMEINRIIKEEGLKAFLKSMNS, from the coding sequence ATGGCGGAGAGTAACTCCAATCTGTATGAAAATGTAATCGTGGAGTTGGAAGAGGATATCGGTATTATCACATTAAATCGGCCTATGCAGTCCAATTCTATCAATAGACAGTTAACCTCCGAACTTTGGGACGCACTGGACCGACTCGAACATAATCCCAATATTAAAGTCGTGATCTTGACGGGAAGCAATCAGACCTTCTCCGCCGGGGCTGATATTAAAGAAATGTACGAAAAAATCTCGCCCTTTGATACTGAGCCATCTGAAATGTGGAGAGCACATCTTGAATCTTTATTAAAAGTATCATTGAAAATTTGGGATTTAAAAAAGCCGGTAATTGCTGCGGTAGATGGTTATGCATTAGGAGGGGCCGCGGATTGGGTGCTATCCTGTGATATGGCCATCGCATCTGATACTGCTAAAATTGGAGAGCCTGAAATCAAGTTTGGCGCTGCTCCTCCGACTTTAATGATGCCTTGGATCGTCGGATTGAGAAAAGCTAAAGAGTTATTATTTACCGGTGATATCATTGATGCTTCAGAGGCCTATCGAATCGGGATTTTCAACAAGGTCGTCCCTCAGAGTGAGCTTCTCTCCGAAGCCATTATCTTGGCTAAAAAAGTAACAAAAGTATCGCCTTCCGCCTTGAAAATAACTAAAGCAACGATAAACAAAACGTTTGAAATGATGAATTTAAAGCAATCACTTGAATACAACCTGGAAGCAGGCATTGCCATGTTTTTTCTTAGGAAAGAAGAAGATTTTATGGAGATAAATAGGATAATAAAAGAGGAAGGTTTGAAAGCATTTTTGAAGAGCATGAATTCGTAA
- a CDS encoding alpha/beta hydrolase family protein translates to MKKRLNVLMAVSVSAALLLGGCSSNNSNSESKSANNQAAANKGTEEKIVHFDVDGQKVVGTLVLPEGIKRPPVVLMLHGFTGTRDDWKSKFVPEGLFGRAAPIFAKNGIATLRIDFRGSGDSDGKFEDMTVESEVKDALAAVDYLASSPDVSKSISVMGMSLGGAVSTAVAGRSTVPVHSLVLWNPGINLPAAFTTIFGEKGMVEGTQAGDKVYTAIRLGDNKPIPLRGRFFESLYEVVPAAELEKYKGPVFLAVGTKDTIVFPQPITAKALLAYHDGQEELWTRPVDHGFNLMENANTVDDLIRDTVRFVKTSVDG, encoded by the coding sequence ATGAAAAAAAGACTGAACGTATTAATGGCCGTATCCGTGTCTGCGGCGCTCCTGCTGGGAGGCTGCAGCAGCAACAACAGCAATTCGGAATCCAAGTCCGCCAATAACCAGGCAGCCGCCAATAAAGGAACAGAGGAGAAAATTGTTCATTTCGACGTCGATGGGCAGAAAGTCGTCGGCACTCTCGTCCTGCCGGAAGGCATTAAAAGGCCACCGGTCGTGTTGATGCTGCACGGTTTTACCGGCACTCGTGACGATTGGAAATCTAAGTTCGTACCCGAAGGGTTGTTCGGAAGGGCCGCACCGATTTTCGCCAAGAATGGGATTGCCACCCTACGCATCGATTTTCGCGGAAGCGGAGACAGCGACGGCAAGTTTGAAGACATGACTGTCGAAAGCGAAGTAAAGGATGCGCTCGCTGCAGTCGATTATCTCGCCTCTAGTCCCGATGTGTCCAAGAGTATCTCGGTAATGGGGATGAGCCTCGGTGGCGCCGTTTCGACCGCCGTTGCGGGACGTTCGACGGTACCAGTCCACTCGCTCGTCCTCTGGAACCCAGGGATAAACCTCCCAGCCGCGTTCACGACCATCTTCGGCGAAAAGGGAATGGTCGAAGGTACGCAGGCGGGTGACAAGGTCTACACAGCGATAAGGCTCGGCGACAACAAGCCAATTCCACTCCGCGGCCGGTTCTTCGAAAGCCTTTACGAGGTCGTACCGGCAGCGGAACTGGAAAAATATAAGGGGCCTGTATTCTTGGCGGTCGGAACCAAAGATACGATCGTCTTCCCACAGCCGATCACTGCCAAAGCGCTCCTCGCCTATCACGATGGGCAGGAGGAGCTTTGGACGCGGCCGGTTGATCATGGTTTCAATCTCATGGAAAATGCCAATACGGTTGACGATCTGATCAGGGACACGGTCCGGTTCGTGAAAACGTCCGTGGATGGCTGA
- a CDS encoding TetR/AcrR family transcriptional regulator, which yields MGRVATQRRNQILRATLQAISDKGFDAVTLQDIADYAEVSKGVPNYYFENKDDVFYHLFEWLTEKIYKNESEAIAKETSAVDKLRAYVNSAFVSPNDNKRFFKVYLDFLSKASRNARLREINQKFYENCWTIGKEIVLLGQQEGAFSSVNADHASVTIRALIDGSLIQWLMRDDESIELHQFYRETCYQTLLSYLTNKTGS from the coding sequence ATGGGGCGTGTGGCGACACAACGTAGAAACCAGATTTTGAGAGCAACTTTGCAGGCAATTTCAGACAAGGGATTCGATGCTGTTACTTTACAGGATATTGCCGATTATGCTGAAGTAAGCAAAGGAGTACCCAATTATTACTTTGAGAATAAAGATGATGTATTCTATCATCTTTTTGAGTGGCTGACGGAGAAAATTTATAAAAATGAATCTGAAGCTATAGCGAAAGAAACTTCGGCTGTCGATAAGTTAAGGGCCTATGTTAACTCCGCCTTTGTCAGTCCGAATGATAATAAACGATTTTTTAAGGTTTATCTTGATTTCCTTTCCAAAGCCAGCCGAAATGCCCGTCTACGCGAGATTAATCAAAAATTTTATGAAAATTGCTGGACTATAGGCAAGGAAATCGTATTATTAGGCCAGCAAGAGGGTGCATTTTCTTCGGTTAATGCAGATCACGCTAGTGTTACCATTCGTGCATTGATTGATGGTTCTTTAATACAGTGGTTAATGAGAGATGATGAAAGCATTGAATTGCATCAATTTTATCGTGAAACCTGTTATCAAACCTTATTAAGTTATCTTACCAATAAAACTGGTTCATGA
- a CDS encoding cation acetate symporter — protein sequence MNMTVFLVFSLVVLLSLVITYMAAKKTKTTSEFYTSGGGLTGWQNGLAIAGDYMSAGAFLGVTGMIALNGFDGFLYPIGFLVGFLVVIYFIAEPFRNLGKYTVADMVASRFNNTKVRGVVALNSITISIFYMIAQLVGAGALFKLLLGLDYTTSVITVGILMTVYVLFGGMTATSWVQIIKAVLLLGTTIALSLIVFAKFDFSLIKMFQHMITATPLGDKYLSPGVKFTNGIDTLSLNLALVLGTAGLPHILIRFFTVKDASTARRSIIYATWLVGLFFALTIFLGFGATAFVGYDNIIKANAAGNMAAPLLAKALGGDLLFAVVSAVAFATILAVVAGLVLSAASAFAHDIYNQIWRRGNTTEKQQIAAARWASVGVAVISIFLALFVQKLNVAFLIAIAYAIGASASLPIIVCTIYWKKLNVTGAITGMLTGLVSCILLVVLGPNVWNPVEGKAILTGMPIFPLANPGIISIPLGFIGAYLGTVLSRKREKDNYNEVLVKANTGI from the coding sequence ATGAATATGACGGTTTTTCTAGTTTTTTCACTTGTCGTATTGCTTTCCCTGGTCATTACCTATATGGCTGCCAAGAAAACAAAAACAACAAGTGAGTTCTATACTTCCGGCGGTGGATTGACAGGATGGCAGAATGGATTGGCAATTGCTGGAGATTATATGTCTGCAGGAGCTTTTCTTGGCGTCACAGGAATGATTGCTTTAAATGGATTTGACGGCTTTTTATATCCAATAGGCTTTTTGGTTGGATTTCTAGTCGTGATTTATTTTATCGCGGAGCCTTTCCGAAATTTAGGCAAATATACAGTGGCTGATATGGTCGCTTCCCGTTTCAACAATACTAAAGTACGCGGAGTTGTAGCTCTAAATTCCATTACAATATCTATTTTTTATATGATTGCCCAATTGGTTGGAGCAGGTGCTTTATTTAAACTGTTGTTAGGATTGGACTATACGACCTCTGTCATTACAGTAGGGATCTTAATGACCGTGTATGTATTATTCGGCGGTATGACAGCAACAAGCTGGGTCCAAATCATTAAAGCCGTGCTCCTGTTAGGAACAACAATAGCTCTTTCATTGATCGTATTTGCCAAATTTGACTTTAGTTTGATCAAAATGTTTCAACATATGATTACAGCAACGCCTCTGGGGGATAAATACTTAAGCCCGGGTGTTAAATTTACAAACGGGATCGACACCTTATCTTTGAATCTTGCTCTCGTATTAGGTACAGCCGGTCTTCCGCACATTCTGATTCGTTTTTTCACCGTTAAGGATGCATCAACTGCACGCAGATCTATCATATATGCAACTTGGCTGGTAGGCTTATTTTTCGCCTTGACGATCTTTTTAGGATTTGGCGCTACTGCCTTTGTCGGTTACGATAATATTATTAAGGCTAACGCAGCAGGGAATATGGCGGCGCCGTTACTTGCTAAAGCGCTTGGGGGAGACTTGTTGTTCGCAGTTGTTTCTGCCGTAGCATTCGCGACAATTCTGGCGGTGGTTGCAGGTTTGGTCTTATCCGCAGCGTCGGCTTTCGCACATGACATCTATAATCAAATCTGGCGGCGTGGAAACACAACGGAAAAACAACAAATAGCTGCCGCAAGATGGGCTTCAGTCGGAGTCGCGGTCATTTCCATTTTTCTTGCTTTATTTGTCCAAAAATTAAATGTAGCTTTCCTTATTGCTATTGCATATGCAATCGGAGCAAGCGCCAGCTTACCAATCATTGTATGTACAATTTATTGGAAGAAACTTAATGTAACGGGAGCCATAACCGGAATGTTGACCGGTCTTGTTAGCTGTATCCTTCTCGTTGTGTTAGGTCCCAATGTATGGAATCCTGTAGAAGGTAAAGCCATTTTAACAGGCATGCCTATCTTCCCCTTGGCTAATCCGGGAATCATCTCCATTCCGCTCGGCTTTATAGGCGCTTATCTCGGTACTGTTTTGTCCAGGAAACGGGAAAAAGATAACTACAATGAAGTGTTGGTTAAAGCAAATACCGGGATTTAA
- a CDS encoding class I adenylate-forming enzyme family protein gives MFNLSAKFLEYLNKTPQKDFLVFYGKDSEKITYSYNEVLTRVIKVAIWLEEQGVKRGDRIVTAMCNQPEQVIIYLAAWAKGVCVVPVNMSEDDNRIGYIIEHSRAKVVFVQDSYLETIKQITGRIDRLPLLFRVGECDQSIFQQPSDLGNDPIESIIDSSDEDEALIVYTSGTTGNPKGVILQQKHLVKDAEAIAECNHIDFSTKLMCVLPIHHVNGIIVTIVTSFTSGSTLILNERFSVREFWRRASIEKANIISLVPTLLEYLMEANEDISKYDLRSLRHVICGAGPLLVDTVMAFENKFNIPVIHAYGLSETTCFATFLPTDLPHEERKYWLTHFGYPSIGVPIKYNELSIIDVTGNEVGEGIRGEIIIRGETVMKEYDRSPEANASVFRLGNGRFCTGDEGFYQYDERGRKYFFITGRIKELIIRAGVNIAPVEIDEVICKYSKVRYALSFPFDHKYYGEEIAAYVIPKVGMEVTENEVLEHCRQHLPFSKQPKVIIFGNAVPYTSTGKPKRLELKKKLKEQLTVYRDIQFKEGN, from the coding sequence ATGTTTAATTTGTCTGCGAAATTTTTAGAGTATTTGAATAAAACGCCACAGAAAGACTTTCTTGTGTTTTATGGGAAAGATAGCGAAAAAATCACTTATAGCTATAACGAAGTACTAACAAGAGTAATAAAAGTGGCTATATGGCTAGAGGAACAGGGGGTGAAAAGGGGTGATCGGATTGTTACAGCGATGTGTAATCAGCCGGAGCAAGTCATCATCTATTTAGCCGCATGGGCTAAAGGCGTATGTGTTGTTCCCGTAAATATGAGTGAAGATGATAATCGTATCGGCTATATTATCGAACACAGCAGAGCAAAGGTCGTGTTTGTTCAGGATTCCTATCTGGAAACAATAAAACAGATTACCGGTCGGATAGATCGGCTGCCTTTATTATTTCGAGTCGGAGAGTGCGATCAGAGTATATTTCAACAACCTTCCGATTTGGGGAACGATCCTATAGAGAGCATCATTGATTCTTCTGATGAGGATGAAGCCTTGATTGTCTATACTTCAGGAACAACAGGAAACCCGAAGGGGGTCATCCTCCAGCAAAAGCATCTTGTAAAAGATGCGGAAGCCATTGCGGAATGCAACCATATTGATTTTTCGACAAAACTCATGTGCGTACTGCCAATCCACCATGTGAATGGAATCATTGTTACCATTGTTACTTCATTTACCAGTGGCTCTACCCTTATTTTGAATGAAAGGTTCTCGGTGCGGGAATTCTGGAGACGCGCTTCAATAGAGAAAGCGAATATCATAAGCCTTGTACCTACTCTTTTAGAATATTTAATGGAAGCCAATGAAGACATTTCAAAGTATGATTTGCGTTCCTTAAGACATGTAATCTGTGGTGCCGGTCCGTTATTGGTGGATACGGTAATGGCTTTTGAAAATAAGTTCAATATACCCGTCATCCATGCATATGGTTTATCTGAAACGACTTGTTTTGCAACCTTTTTGCCGACAGATCTTCCACATGAGGAAAGAAAATATTGGCTGACCCATTTTGGATACCCGTCAATTGGTGTTCCTATCAAATATAATGAGCTGTCTATTATAGATGTAACAGGAAATGAGGTTGGTGAGGGTATTCGCGGTGAAATTATTATCCGCGGGGAGACGGTAATGAAAGAATATGACCGATCTCCTGAAGCGAATGCCTCTGTTTTCCGATTGGGCAACGGGAGGTTCTGTACAGGCGATGAGGGTTTCTATCAATATGATGAGCGCGGACGTAAGTATTTTTTTATAACCGGAAGAATAAAAGAACTCATTATAAGAGCTGGAGTAAACATTGCTCCTGTTGAAATAGATGAAGTCATCTGTAAGTATTCAAAGGTAAGATATGCGTTATCGTTCCCCTTTGATCATAAATATTATGGGGAAGAGATTGCCGCGTATGTTATTCCCAAGGTTGGAATGGAAGTAACAGAGAATGAGGTGCTTGAACATTGTCGACAGCACTTGCCTTTTTCTAAACAACCGAAAGTCATTATTTTTGGAAATGCGGTACCCTATACCTCGACAGGTAAACCGAAACGGTTGGAACTCAAAAAGAAATTAAAAGAGCAATTGACTGTTTATCGAGATATCCAATTCAAAGAGGGCAATTGA
- a CDS encoding acryloyl-CoA reductase has translation MAMTFQALVIEKNDTCTIGVKKVSFEQLPEGEVLIKVVYSSVNYKDGLASIPEGKIVRSYPFIPGIDLSGYVVSSTDPRFQVGQQVLVTGYEVGVSHYGGFSEYARIPADWVVPLPVGLTLREAMIYGTAGFTAALSIMRLEENGTMPEKGKVLVTGATGGVGGAAVSMLNKKGYHVVASTGKPDAADYLKSLGAREVISREDVVGSSSKPLDKQLWQAAIDPVGGIPLASILSKIMYGGSVAVSGLTGGTEVSTTVLPFILRGVNLLGIDSVYCPAERRANLWKSMAQDLKPDQLETLVAREVSLQELQEALSDILKSNTHGRILVCMSQD, from the coding sequence ATGGCTATGACATTTCAAGCTTTGGTCATCGAAAAAAACGATACATGTACAATCGGCGTCAAAAAAGTTTCGTTCGAACAATTGCCTGAAGGAGAAGTATTGATTAAAGTCGTTTATTCCAGCGTAAATTACAAAGATGGTTTGGCAAGTATTCCAGAAGGAAAGATTGTTCGTTCGTACCCTTTCATACCTGGTATTGATTTGTCAGGTTATGTAGTTTCGTCCACCGACCCAAGGTTTCAAGTGGGTCAGCAGGTTTTGGTCACCGGTTATGAAGTAGGTGTATCGCACTACGGTGGATTTAGCGAATATGCGCGTATTCCAGCTGATTGGGTTGTACCGCTTCCAGTTGGTTTAACATTAAGAGAAGCAATGATCTATGGAACGGCTGGCTTTACTGCAGCTTTATCAATCATGCGTTTAGAAGAAAATGGTACAATGCCTGAGAAAGGAAAGGTTTTGGTTACGGGGGCTACCGGAGGTGTTGGTGGTGCAGCTGTGTCCATGCTAAATAAGAAAGGCTACCACGTAGTTGCCAGCACAGGGAAACCGGACGCTGCTGATTATTTGAAGTCGTTAGGTGCAAGGGAAGTAATCTCTCGCGAGGATGTTGTCGGAAGCAGCAGCAAGCCGCTCGATAAACAGCTATGGCAGGCTGCTATTGACCCAGTAGGCGGAATTCCGCTCGCGTCCATTTTGAGCAAAATTATGTATGGAGGCTCCGTTGCCGTTAGTGGCTTGACGGGAGGAACAGAAGTATCGACAACCGTTCTGCCGTTCATCTTACGCGGAGTTAATCTTCTAGGCATTGATTCCGTTTACTGCCCTGCTGAACGAAGGGCCAATTTATGGAAAAGCATGGCACAAGATTTGAAACCGGATCAATTGGAAACGCTAGTGGCTCGCGAGGTATCTCTGCAAGAACTGCAGGAGGCGCTTTCGGATATTTTGAAGTCTAATACTCATGGTCGCATTCTTGTGTGTATGTCTCAAGATTAG
- a CDS encoding DUF485 domain-containing protein: MSKSDQKQKKFIVPITLFFFTFYFSLPLLASYSKVLNTPIVGPIPLAWFFAFCQFIMTWTLCIVYTQKSKQFDSMVIEIKKCLMKGDN, encoded by the coding sequence ATTTCGAAATCTGACCAGAAGCAAAAAAAATTTATTGTTCCGATCACGCTATTCTTTTTCACCTTTTATTTTTCATTACCGCTGTTGGCTTCTTATTCGAAAGTGTTAAATACGCCTATTGTAGGGCCCATACCTCTCGCATGGTTTTTTGCTTTTTGTCAATTCATCATGACTTGGACACTTTGTATCGTCTACACTCAAAAATCAAAACAATTTGATTCCATGGTAATTGAAATCAAAAAATGTTTAATGAAAGGTGACAACTAG
- a CDS encoding CoA transferase — protein MSKVTNMSKKLGKTGAFEELMAIRAGDKLPQDEVIITGEDPLFESPFRIGETIADALAARAVAANDLWQLRTGRRQTISVDVRAAAATCLGGEDMTLRRDTEGQYQPIPASEAMEHMVALTQPWQTADGRWFVPHFNLPHLERRVLDVLKCENTPESVSEAIRRWNADDLEEAIAAAGACGGTVRTPEEWLVHPHGAYLASRPVVEITKLADGDPEPLPPGSQPLSGVRVLDLTRILAGPTAGIGMAEHGADVLMVTAPHLPQVPAFVRDTSHGKRSCFLDFNHENEATRLKELVREADVFIEGYRPDRLEAHGFGVDNLAKLRPGLVYVSVNCYGSGGPFASRAGWDQVAQAVTGVCYTQGIAMKSGQPKLTPVYFCDFLTGFLGTFGGMIALARRAREGGTYRVQVSLCQSAMLVQRQGLIERFDYAPSKLSPEEFESYAVCDNDTCYGDLKSLGPVIRMSETPPRWSRTTPELGSDKAEWLVR, from the coding sequence ATGAGCAAAGTAACTAATATGAGCAAAAAACTAGGAAAAACCGGTGCATTCGAGGAACTGATGGCGATCCGCGCCGGTGACAAGCTTCCGCAGGACGAAGTTATCATCACCGGCGAAGATCCGTTGTTTGAGTCACCTTTTCGAATTGGTGAGACGATAGCGGATGCGTTAGCGGCGCGAGCCGTTGCTGCAAATGATCTATGGCAGCTGCGAACCGGCCGACGGCAAACCATCAGCGTCGATGTGAGGGCCGCTGCGGCAACGTGTCTGGGGGGTGAAGACATGACGCTAAGACGCGATACGGAAGGACAGTATCAGCCTATCCCGGCATCGGAGGCTATGGAACATATGGTGGCGCTTACCCAGCCCTGGCAGACAGCGGATGGGCGATGGTTCGTGCCGCACTTCAACCTCCCGCATCTCGAGCGCAGGGTCTTGGATGTGTTGAAATGCGAAAACACGCCAGAGTCCGTTTCCGAAGCCATACGTCGATGGAATGCGGACGACCTTGAAGAAGCGATAGCAGCGGCAGGTGCGTGTGGCGGAACGGTCCGTACCCCGGAAGAGTGGCTTGTTCATCCTCATGGCGCCTACTTGGCATCACGCCCCGTGGTAGAGATTACCAAACTCGCTGATGGGGATCCAGAACCGCTTCCCCCCGGGTCTCAACCGTTATCTGGCGTGAGGGTATTGGACTTGACCCGTATTCTCGCCGGTCCGACAGCGGGAATCGGGATGGCGGAACATGGGGCGGATGTTCTGATGGTCACGGCTCCCCATCTGCCTCAGGTGCCCGCCTTCGTGCGTGATACCAGCCATGGCAAGCGCAGCTGCTTCCTTGACTTCAATCACGAAAACGAAGCGACCCGACTCAAGGAATTGGTGCGAGAAGCTGACGTGTTTATTGAGGGATATCGTCCGGACCGTCTCGAAGCCCACGGCTTCGGAGTTGACAACCTGGCGAAGCTGCGCCCAGGTCTGGTGTACGTGAGTGTGAACTGCTATGGTTCTGGCGGACCGTTTGCTTCACGCGCCGGCTGGGATCAGGTCGCCCAAGCGGTGACCGGTGTCTGTTATACTCAAGGCATAGCGATGAAATCGGGCCAACCCAAGTTGACGCCGGTATACTTTTGCGATTTCCTTACCGGGTTTCTCGGCACGTTCGGTGGCATGATTGCGTTGGCACGTCGCGCCCGGGAAGGAGGAACCTACCGGGTACAGGTGTCGCTGTGCCAGTCCGCAATGCTCGTGCAGAGACAAGGGTTGATCGAGCGCTTTGACTATGCGCCAAGTAAGCTGTCCCCTGAAGAGTTTGAATCGTATGCGGTATGCGACAACGATACCTGCTACGGCGATCTAAAGAGTCTGGGCCCGGTAATCCGGATGAGCGAGACTCCTCCCCGGTGGTCTCGGACCACTCCCGAGCTTGGTAGCGACAAGGCTGAATGGCTGGTGCGATGA